The following are encoded in a window of Pecten maximus chromosome 17, xPecMax1.1, whole genome shotgun sequence genomic DNA:
- the LOC117315231 gene encoding uncharacterized protein LOC117315231, which yields MENGNLYTYGPDRNLLVDLQAHEVYQIQSSSDLTAVVVKSNNTVACFAGANQTMLANDGKEDHIVSALPPTQAWGYEYILAGTESPNFQDIVKIVATEDNTIVDVDSCTHKTFNLAKAFDYVEDPLTCGGYAIHSNFKIVVAHIRIKDNPGMFFPFPTSIFASHYTVYVPNTNVGAHVSSVILYAKTNDIGLIIFNGTLLSTSGWSPILNSEWSYKSVAVDAGLLNIHNNFKKSFGGHLLVVNAFKLSVMNLIPAPYNTVSPLPDMVQGLCPIITVAVTNADY from the coding sequence ATGGAAAATGGGAATTTATACACGTATGGACCGGATAGGAATCTTCTTGTCGATCTTCAAGCGCATGAAGTTTATCAAATTCAGTCCAGTTCTGATCTTACAGCTGTGGTAGTTAAATCCAACAACACAGTGGCATGTTTTGCAGGGGCAAATCAGACAATGCTAGCAAATGATGGAAAAGAGGACCATATCGTGAGTGCTCTACCCCCAACTCAGGCTTGGGGATATGAATACATACTGGCCGGTACAGAATCACCAAATTTCCAGGATATTGTCAAAATCGTCGCCACAGAGGATAATACTATTGTTGATGTCGATAGTTGTACACATAAGACATTTAACTTGGCTAAAGCTTTCGATTACGTTGAAGACCCATTAACATGTGGTGGGTATGCCATACATTCGAATTTCAAAATTGTAGTGGCACATATCAGAATTAAGGACAATCCTGGAATGTTTTTCCCTTTCCCAACGAGCATTTTTGCAAGTCATTACACAGTATATGTACCTAACACTAATGTCGGTGCTCATGTTAGTTCAGTAATATTGTACGCTAAAACAAATGATATCGGTTTGATCATCTTCAACGGAACTCTCCTGTCTACTTCCGGTTGGAGCCCGATACTGAATTCAGAATGGAGTTATAAGTCTGTTGCTGTTGATGCTGGACTGCTGAACATCcacaataatttcaaaaaatcatTCGGAGGTCATCTACTTGTGGTGAATGCCTTTAAACTCTCGGTGATGAACCTTATACCAGCACCTTACAAT